The genomic stretch GAAACTCCGCGGGATGCCGCTGGTGCGGTGTGGCATCCGCCTGCGAACCGACAAGGGCCAGGTCGCGGGCACGGGCGAGGGCTACGGCGCGGAGAGCGCCTTCCGGGTGGCGCTCGACAAGCTCGAACGCAACGTGCTCGAACGGAAGGGGATCCGGGCGGACGAACAGCGCCGGGGCCAGATCCTCAGAAAGCTCAACGAGATCTGAGCCGCGAACCGGTCTTTTTGATGACTACCCGAGGTGGGTCACGGCGCGACCGCGCCGATGTAGATCACGGCGACGAGGAAGAGCCAGACCACGTCGACGAAGTGCCAGTACATCGAGACCGTGCTCACCGAGGTGTGGCGCTCGGCGGAGTACTGGCCCATCACGGCGCGGGCCAGCACGATGAGGATGAGGACCGCTCCCATCGAGACGTGGAGCCCGTGGAGGCCCGTGAGCCCGAAGAAGGCGCTCGCGAAGAGCCCCGACGTGAGGGTGAAGCCCTCGTGGATGATGAAGAGGTTGTACTCGTAGATCTGGCCGCCGATGAAGACCAGCCCGAGCAGGAGGGTGACCCCGAGCAGCGCGGTGAACCGCCGGTGGTTGTCCTTTCGGAGTTCGACCTCGGCGAAGTGGAAGGTGAAACTGCTGACGACCAGCAGGACGGTGTTGGCGGCGACGAGCGGGCTCAGGAGTTCGGGGGGGATCTCCGCGCCCGACCAGCTCCCGGTCCGGATGAAGAAGTAGTAGACGAAGCCCGCGCCGAAGGTGAATATCTCGGTACAGAGGAACAACAACATCCCGAACCGGAGCATGTTCCCCGAGTGCTCGTCGGCGGCGCGCTCCCAGTAGTTCGCGACGAAGGCGTGATAGAGCCAGCCGAAGATACCGGTCAGCGTGAGGACGACCGAGACCCCGAACACGGCGGGGCCCGCGATCGCGGGCACGATTGAGGCCCCGTTGTGTCCCATGAAGAACAGGGCCGCGCCGATGTAGATCCCCGCCGCGCCGACCGACGCGATGTAGGGCCACCAGCTGGCTTCGCCGAACCCGCGCGGGAAGTCCGTCACCGCCGGGAGGTGATGTCCGCCGCCGTCGTCGCTCGTATCGTCCGCTGTTCCCATGGCGGCGGTTGCACACCGACCAGTAAAAGTCCTCCTACACCGTTCGGGCTCGCCGCTTCCACGACGACCACCTCGGACCGACGGCGACGACCGTTTCCGATGGGTTTGTTACGCTCGCGGCCCTCCCGTCGGTATGGACGAGCAGCCGGGTCTCAGCGACCAGTACCGGATGTCGAGCCCGTGGCCGATCATCGTGGTGCTCGGGCTGGTGTTCTCGGAGCTGGGGCTGTTGTTCAACGTCTTCCCGGTCGCGGTCGGCGGCCTCCTCCTGTTCGTCGGCAGCGTCGCGGGGATCCTCCTCGAATCCGGCTACGCACAGCGGCCGTGGAACGTCCTGCTCGGGTTCGGGGTCGTGCTCGTGGTGCTCGGCGGCGCGCTCACCGCGACCCAGCTCGATGCGGTCTCGGTCGACGCGCTCGTCGGGGTCCTGACCCAGCCGAACGGGATCGTCGGTCGCGGCGCGGAGATGCTGATCGCCGGCGTCGTGGTCGCGGTCGCGGGCGCGGGCGGCCGGTTCGTGGAGGCCGGCTCGGCCTGAGGACCGCTCCCCCGACCGCCGACGAACCGACAGGCTATTGATTCGCGCGCCGCGAGGGTGGGCCAATGGCAGAGCGCACCTTCGACCGTGAAACCCTCCTCGACCTCACGGTCAACATCATTCCGCTCGGGATCATCCTGTTCTTCGTGGTGGTGTTTCTCATGATCCGGCCGTGGGGGCCGAACCTCTACATGGAGACCGTCAGCATGGGACTGTTGGTGATCCCGTTCGTCGCGTTGGCGGCGCTCACCTACTTCTCGGGCCGCATCATCTCGCGTGACGAGGCCACGACGACCGAGGCCGACCTCTCGTCGACCGACGCCACGCTCTCCGAACAGGAACCCGAGGAGGAGGCGGGCGAGGACTACGAGATGGTCGAGGACACCCTCGACGCCGAGCCCGACGAGGACGACACGAACTGAGTTTCCTCGCGGCCGCGATCCCGACGGCTCGGTAGCGCCGCGACCGAACACGGACCCGGGGGGACGGCGTGGCCGAGATCTAAGGGTTCTTTACCCCGTGGTTCATCCCACGATCCATGGCAGACGCGCAGCTAGTACTGACGGTGTTAATGGGGCTGTTACTCGTGGGGGTGGCGGCGTGGCTCTCCCGACTCGAGGACTGGCGCTCGTACACCCCGGTTGGTGGCGGCGGCGCGGTGGGTCGCGAGTCCGGCTACTCCAACGAGAAACCCAGCGGGCTGATCCGGTGGCTGACGACCGTCGACCACAAGGACATCGGGATCCTCTACGGCGTCTTCGCGGTCATCACGTTCGTGGTCGCCGGGCTGATGGTGACGCTGATGCGGACCGAACTCCTCACGCCGAGCGAGGCGATCATCGGGCCGCAGTTCTACAACTC from Halococcus hamelinensis 100A6 encodes the following:
- a CDS encoding cytochrome c oxidase subunit 3, which translates into the protein MGTADDTSDDGGGHHLPAVTDFPRGFGEASWWPYIASVGAAGIYIGAALFFMGHNGASIVPAIAGPAVFGVSVVLTLTGIFGWLYHAFVANYWERAADEHSGNMLRFGMLLFLCTEIFTFGAGFVYYFFIRTGSWSGAEIPPELLSPLVAANTVLLVVSSFTFHFAEVELRKDNHRRFTALLGVTLLLGLVFIGGQIYEYNLFIIHEGFTLTSGLFASAFFGLTGLHGLHVSMGAVLILIVLARAVMGQYSAERHTSVSTVSMYWHFVDVVWLFLVAVIYIGAVAP
- a CDS encoding DUF7541 family protein, with the translated sequence MDEQPGLSDQYRMSSPWPIIVVLGLVFSELGLLFNVFPVAVGGLLLFVGSVAGILLESGYAQRPWNVLLGFGVVLVVLGGALTATQLDAVSVDALVGVLTQPNGIVGRGAEMLIAGVVVAVAGAGGRFVEAGSA
- a CDS encoding DUF6684 family protein, translating into MAERTFDRETLLDLTVNIIPLGIILFFVVVFLMIRPWGPNLYMETVSMGLLVIPFVALAALTYFSGRIISRDEATTTEADLSSTDATLSEQEPEEEAGEDYEMVEDTLDAEPDEDDTN